In Aureibaculum algae, the following are encoded in one genomic region:
- a CDS encoding transposase, with product MYKNDKVIRRYSEPFKLKILDELSKGKHTKSELCKLYSIAPTTVNEWIKKYNRKDLMNTRVKVETKDEISRIKALQKENEKLKKLLLKKDLDAMVEESYLEVAAEKLGYKNVQQLKKKLNI from the coding sequence ATGTATAAAAATGACAAAGTAATTAGACGGTATTCAGAACCTTTTAAACTAAAAATTCTGGATGAACTTAGTAAAGGTAAGCACACAAAGAGCGAACTTTGTAAACTCTATTCTATTGCACCTACAACGGTCAATGAGTGGATTAAAAAGTATAATCGTAAAGACTTAATGAACACCAGAGTAAAAGTGGAAACAAAAGACGAAATATCTAGAATTAAAGCACTACAAAAAGAGAATGAAAAGCTTAAAAAGCTTCTACTTAAAAAGGATCTGGATGCTATGGTAGAAGAATCTTACCTTGAAGTAGCAGCTGAAAAACTAGGCTATAAAAATGTTCAGCAACTTAAAAAAAAACTCAATATCTAG
- a CDS encoding IS3 family transposase — protein MKTRNRAKGFASLSTIASCFGLKRDAYYKYKSRADMRLKIEQQIIEIVRKRRKSLPREGVRKLTKSLDNEFTKANLKVGRDTLFNVLRKHQMLTLRKKTSARTTNSYHRFYKYNNIIKDMEVTKPNQVWVSDITYIRTVKGFCYLALITDMHSRKIVGYDISDSLELKGCVRALNKAIYQAKNIKQLIHHSDRGIQYCSNVYTQILKRKKIDISMTEENHCYENAMAERVNGILKDEFYLDQTFDNVEHAKRAAKNAINLYNEIRLHLSLDYKTPNMVYKLSA, from the coding sequence ATTAAAACTAGAAATAGAGCTAAGGGATTTGCTTCTTTATCTACTATAGCAAGTTGTTTTGGACTTAAACGTGATGCGTATTATAAATACAAATCTAGAGCTGATATGCGTTTAAAAATAGAACAACAGATTATTGAAATTGTTAGAAAAAGACGTAAATCCCTTCCTAGAGAAGGTGTTCGAAAACTCACTAAATCATTAGATAACGAGTTTACAAAAGCCAACCTTAAAGTAGGTAGAGATACACTATTTAATGTCCTTAGAAAACACCAAATGCTAACACTTAGAAAGAAAACTAGTGCCAGAACAACCAACTCTTATCATCGGTTTTACAAGTACAATAACATTATAAAAGATATGGAAGTTACTAAACCAAATCAAGTCTGGGTCTCTGATATTACATATATTAGAACTGTAAAAGGCTTTTGTTACTTGGCTTTGATAACAGATATGCATTCCAGGAAAATTGTTGGGTATGACATAAGTGATAGCTTGGAATTAAAAGGTTGTGTAAGAGCTCTTAATAAAGCCATCTATCAAGCTAAAAACATTAAACAGCTTATTCATCATTCCGACAGAGGAATACAATATTGTAGCAATGTATACACACAAATACTCAAAAGAAAAAAGATAGATATTAGTATGACTGAAGAAAATCATTGTTACGAAAACGCAATGGCAGAACGTGTAAACGGAATTTTAAAAGACGAATTTTACTTAGACCAAACCTTTGATAACGTGGAACACGCAAAGAGAGCTGCAAAAAATGCAATTAATTTATACAACGAAATAAGATTACACTTATCTTTAGACTATAAAACACCAAATATGGTATATAAATTATCAGCTTAA